In Cyclopterus lumpus isolate fCycLum1 chromosome 17, fCycLum1.pri, whole genome shotgun sequence, a genomic segment contains:
- the pex19 gene encoding peroxisomal biogenesis factor 19, which translates to MASGTGEPSTGHDAELDELLDSALDDFDNKPAPEPAAASSSANSGAEKPPLLEDSKLFETLFEGDMASQAREEWEKAMTELAHEEPELLQHFHKLSEAAGKVGTDTESQQEFTCCLKDTLRGLAKNADNLQSSGLAGDDLVKALEGLGLEEGGEGGGGGGSGGDDGNILPIMQSIMQNLLSKEVLYPSLKEITAKYPEWLEANKPSLSPEDYQRYEQQAKIMGEICKGFEVEEQGAADKDGAFESIMDLMQKLQDLGQPPKELAGDAPPGFNFDMESLNLPGGPGAGAADQCSIM; encoded by the exons ATGGCGTCGGGAACAGGGGAGCCGTCCACCGGACACGATGCAGAACTGGACGAATTATtggaca GTGCGCTGGATGACTTTGACAATAAGCCGGCCCCTGAACCCGCAgctgcttcctcttcagccAACAGCGGTGCAGAGAAG CCTCCTCTGCTCGAAGACAGCAAACTCTTCGAGACTCTCTTTGAGGGGGACATGGCGTCCCAAGCCAGGGAGGAGTGGGAGAAGGCCATGACCGAGCTGGCCCACGAGGAGCCCGAGTTACTGCAGCACTTCCATAAGCTGTCGGAGGCCGCGGGCAAAGTCG GCACCGACACGGAATCCCAGCAGGAATTCACTTGCTGTCTTAAAGACACCCTGCGTGGCCTGGCCAAAAATGCAGATAACCTGCAG TCCTCGGGACTAGCTGGAGACGACCTCGTCAAGGCCCTGGAGGGCCTGGGATTGGAGGAGGGcggcgaaggaggaggaggaggaggcagcggcGGCGATGACGGAAACATCCTCCCCATCATGCAGTCCATCATGCAGAATCTCCTCTCCAAGGAAGTGCTTTACCCGTCTCTCAAAGAGATCACTGCCAAG TACCCAGAATGGTTGGAAGCCAACAAGCCGAGCCTCAGCCCAGAGGACTACCAGCGCTACGAGCAGCAGGCCAAAATCATGGGGGAGATCTGCAAGGGCTTTGAGGTCGAGGAGCAAGGGGCCGCAGATAAAGACGGCGCGTTCGAGAGCATCATGGACCTGATGCAAAAG CTTCAGGACCTGGGCCAGCCCCCCAAAGAGCTCGCAGGCGATGCG CCTCCAGGCTTCAACTTTGACATGGAGTCCCTCAACCTCCCAGGAGGCCCCGGGGCCGGGGCGGCAGATCAGTGCTCCATCATGTGA
- the copa gene encoding coatomer subunit alpha, protein MLTKFETKSARVKGLSFHPKRPWVLASLHNGVIQLWDYRMCTLIDKFDEHDGPVRGIDFHKQQPLFVSGGDDYKIKVWNYKLRRCLFTLLGHLDYIRTTFFHHDYPWILSASDDQTIRIWNWQSRTCVCVLTGHNHYVMCAQFHPSEDLVVSASLDQTVRVWDISGLRKKNLSPGAVETDVRGISGVDLFGASDAVVKHVLEGHDRGVNWAAFHPTMPLIVSGADDRQVKIWRMNESKAWELDTCRGHYNNVSCAVFHPRQELILSNSEDKSIRVWDMSKRTGVQTFRRDHDRFWVLGAHPNLNLFAAGHDSGMIVFKLERERPAYAVHGNMLYYVKDRFLRQLDFNSSKDTAVMQLRSGSKFPVFSMSYNPAENAVLLCTRATNLENSTYDLYSIPKESDSQNPDAPEGKRSSGLTAVWVARNRFAVLDRMHSLLIKNLKNEIVKKVQVPSCEEIFYAGTGSLLLRDADGVTLFDVQQKRSLATVKIAKVKYVVWSADTSHVALLAKHAIMICNRKLESLCNIHENIRVKSGAWDESGVFIYTTSNHIKYALTSGDHGIIRTLDLPIYVTRVRGNSVYCLDRECRPRVLTIDPTEYRFKLALVNRKYDEVLHMVRNAKLVGQSIIAYLQKKGYPEVALHFVKDEKTRFSLALECGNIEVALEAAKALDERSCWERLGEAALLQGHHQVVEMCYQRTKNFDKLTFLYLITGNLAKLRKMMKIAEIRKDMSGHYQAALYLGDVSERVRILKNCGQKSLAYLTAATHGLDEEAEALKETFDPEKETVPEVDPNAQLLQPSPPINPLDTNWPLLTVSKGFFEGAIAAKGKAGQMAADPDMEAPGGEGWGDDAELQLDEDGFMDAQEGSGEEGGIKEEGGGWEVEEDLDLPPELDLPSGAGGGSEDGFFVPPTKGMSPTQMWCNNSQLPVDHILAGSFETAMRLLHDQVGVVNFEPYKSLFMQTLSRGRTCYLGLPSLPCLRSQPQRNWKDCGAKQGLPAVGLRLSDLIARLQHCYQLTTSGRFEEAVERFRVILLSVPLLVVDNKQEIAEAQQLITICREYIVGLTMETERKKLPKDTLDQQKRLCEMAAYFTHCNLQPVHMVLVLRTALNLFFKLRNFKTAASFARRLLELGPKPDVAQQTRKILAACEKTLTDAHQLNYDPHNPFDLCGASFVPLYRGRPVEKCPLSGACYCPTYKGQICRVTEATEIGKDVIGLRVSPLQFR, encoded by the exons ATGTTAACTAAATTTGAAACCAAGTCGGCCCGCGTCAAAG GCCTGAGCTTCCACCCGAAGAGGCCGTGGGTTCTTGCGAGTTTGCACAACGGAGTCATCCAGCTGTGGGACTATCGGATGTGCACGCTGATCGACAAGTTCGACGAGCATGATG GTCCCGTCAGAGGAATCGATTTCCACAAACAGCAGCCTCTGTTTGTGTCCGGGGGAGACGATTACAAAATCAAG GTGTGGAACTACAAACTGAGACGCTGCCTCTTCACTCTCCTCGGTCACCTCGACTACATCAGGACGACCTTCTTCCACCAC GACTACCCCTGGATTCTGAGCGCCTCAGATGACCAGACTATTCGCATCTGGAACTGGCAGTCAAGGACCTGCGTCTG TGTGCTGACCGGCCACAATCACTATGTGATGTGCGCCCAGTTCCACCCGTCTGAGGACCTGGTGGTGTCGGCCAGTCTGGACCAGACCGTGCGCGTGTGGGATATTTCCG GTCTGAGGAAGAAGAACCTGTCTCCCGGCGCCGTGGAGACGGACGTGCGCGGCATCTCCGGCGTCGACTTGTTCGGCGCGTCGGATGCGGTCGTCAAGCACGTCCTCGAG GGTCACGACCGCGGGGTCAACTGGGCGGCCTTCCACCCCACCATGCCCCTCATTGTGTCCGGAGCCGACGACCGGCAGGTCAAGATCTGGAGAATGAACG AATCCAAGGCGTGGGAGCTGGACACGTGCCGCGGCCACTACAACAACGTGTCCTGCGCCGTCTTCCACCCGCGCCAGGAGCTCATCCTCTCCAACTCCGAGGACAAGAGCATCCGGGTCTGGGACATGTCCAAGAGGACCGGAGTGCAGACCTTCCGCCGGGACCACGATCGCTTCTGGGTGCTGGGGGCTCACCCGAACCTCAACCTGTTCGCTGCCG GTCACGACAGCGGCATGATCGTGTTCAAGCTGGAGCGCGAGCGTCCGGCATACGCCGTGCACGGAAACATGCTGTACTACGTCAAGGACCGCTTCCTCCGCCAGCTGGACTTCAACAGCAGCAAGGACACGGCCGTCATGCAGCTGCGCAG CGGGTCCAAGTTCCCGGTCTTCAGCATGTCTTACAACCCTGCTGAGAACGCTGTCCTGCTCTGCACC AGGGCGACCAACCTGGAGAACAGCACCTACGACCTGTACTCCATTCCCAAAGAGAGCGACTCCCAGAACCCGGATG cGCCGGAGGGGAAGAGGTCCTCTGGTCTGACGGCAGTCTGGGTGGCCAGGAACCGGTTCGCCGTCTTGGACCGCATGCACTCT CTGCTCATCAAGAACCTGAAGAACGAAATCGTGAAGAAGGTTCAGGTGCCGAGCTGCGAGGAGATCTTCTACGCCGGGACGGGCTCGCTGCTGCTGCGCGACGCCGACGGCGTCACGCTGTTCGACGTGCAGCAGAAGCGCTCTCTGGCCACCGTGAAGATCGCCAAGGTCAAGTACGTGGTGTGGAGCGCCGACACCAGCCACGTGGCGCTGCTGGCGAAGCACG CCATCATGATCTGCAACCGCAAGCTGGAGAGCCTGTGCAACATTCACGAGAACATCCGGGTGAAGAGCGGCGCCTGGGACGAGAGCGGAGTGTTCATCTACACCACCTCCAACCACATCAAATACGCCCTCACCTCCGG TGATCACGGCATCATCAGGACCCTGGACCTGCCCATCTATGTGACCCGCGTGAGAGGAAACAGCGTTTACTGCCTGGACCGGGAGTGCAGGCCGCGCGTCCTCACCATCGACCCCACGGAGTACCGCTTCAAACTGGCCCTGGTCAACCGCAAATATGACGAG GTGCTCCACATGGTGCGTAATGCCAAGCTGGTGGGCCAGTCCATCATCGCCTACCTGCAGAAGAAGGGCTACCCGGAGGTGGCGCTGCACTTTGTCAAAGACGAGAAGACGCGCTTCAGTCTGGCTCTGGAGTGTGGGAACATCGAG GTGGCTCTGGAGGCCGCCAAGGCCCTGGATGAGCGCAGCTGCTGGGAGCGTCTGGGGGAAGCGGCGCTGCTGCAGGGCCACCACCAGGTCGTGGAGATGTGCTACCAGAGGACCAAGAACTTTGACAAGCTCACCTTCCTCTACCTCATCACCGGCAACCTGGCCAAGCTGCGCAAGATGATGAAGATCG CTGAGATCAGGAAGGACATGAGCGGTCACTACCAGGCTGCTCTCTACCTGGGAGATGTCAGCGAGAGGGTCCGCATCCTCAAGAACTGCGGACAGA aGTCTCTGGCTTACCTGACTGCGGCCACTCACGGGCTGGATGAAGAGGCTGAGGCCCTGAAGGAGACCTTTGACCCAGAAAAAGAgacg GTGCCAGAGGTCGATCCCAATGCGCAGCTGCTGCAGCCGTCGCCACCCATCAACCCTCTGGACACCAACTGGCCTCTGCTCACGGTGTCAAAGGGCTTCTTCGAGGGAGCCATCGCGGCGAAGG GGAAGGCCGGTCAGATGGCCGCCGACCCGGACATGGAAGCCCCGGGAGGCGAGGGCTGGGGAGACGATGCCGAGCTTCAGCTGGATGAAG ACGGTTTCATGGATGCTCAGGAAGGATCaggggaagaaggagggataaaagaggagggaggaggatgggaggtggaggaagacctGGACCTTCCTCCAGAGCTG GACCTGCCGTCTGGTGCAGGCGGAGGATCGGAGGACGGCTTCTTCGTCCCACCGACCAAAGGCATGAGTCCCACGCAGATGTGGTGCAACAACTCCCAGCTGCCAGTGGACCACATCCTGGCTGGCTCTTTCGAAACGGCAATGAGA TTGCTCCACGACCAGGTCGGAGTTGTGAACTTCGAGCCCTACAAGTCGCTGTTCATGCAGACGCTGTCCAGAGGCCGCACCTGTTACCTGGGGCTGCCTTCCCTGCCCTGCCTGCGTAGCCAACCCCAGAGGAACTGGAAG gattgTGGTGCAAAGCAAGGATTGCCCGCTGTGGGCCTGCGCCTCTCCGACCTCATCGCCCGCCTGCAGCACTGCTACCAGCTGACTACGTCCGGGCGGTTCGAGGAAGCTGTCGAGCGCTTCAGAGTCATCCTGCTGTCTGTCCCTCTGCTGGTGGTGGACAACAAGCAGGAGATTGCAGAG gctCAGCAGCTGATCACAATATGCAGAGAGTACATTGTGGGTCTCAccatggagacggagaggaagaagttGCCTAAAGACACACTGGATCAGCAGAAGAGGCTGTGTGAG ATGGCTGCTTACTTCACCCACTGTAATCTCCAGCCTGTCCACATGGTGCTGGTGCTGCGCACGGCTCTGAACCTCTTCTTCAAGCTGCGTAACTTCAAGACGGCCGCTAGTTTTGCTCGCCGCCTGCTCGAGCTGGGGCCGAAGCCGGATGTTGCGCAGCAG ACCCGCAAGATTTTGGCCGCCTGTGAGAAGACCCTGACTGACGCCCACCAGTTGAACTACGACCCCC